The Arvicola amphibius chromosome 11, mArvAmp1.2, whole genome shotgun sequence genome has a segment encoding these proteins:
- the Cfap418 gene encoding protein C8orf37 homolog isoform X2, whose amino-acid sequence MAKDLDALLDEVETKFCRPDPLRLGLGERPPGGDRNGAEAKEDPRSAETCQKEDDLDSLINEIFEEPNYDKKPFQKFKSKSSSNTSVRASVQGLSKSCSPVYLSGSAIPCGVGTHTSPRNNMPEFHKLKAKLVQKKGARAYACQCSWRTIEELTDLQTEHQLRWVCGKH is encoded by the exons TGAAGTCGAGACCAAATTCTGCCGCCCCGACCCCCTGAGGCTGGGCCTGGGCGAGCGGCCCCCCGGCGGCGACCGGAACGGAGCCGAGGCGAAGGAGGATCCCAG GTCAGCAGAAACATGTCAAAAAGAAGATGACCTTGACAGTCTTATTAATGAGATATTTGAGGAGCCAAACTATGACAAAAAACCTTTT caaaaatttaaatctaaatctTCAAGTAACACATCTGTCAGAGCTTCCGTTCAAGGCCTCAGTAAGAG CTGCAGTCCGGTGTATCTCAGCGGAAGCGCCATTCCATGTGGGGTTGGAACACACACCTCGCCGAG GAACAACATGCCGGAATTCCACAAACTGAAAGCAAAGTTGGTCCAGAAGAAAGGAGCCCGGGCATATGCTTGCCAGTGTAGCTGGAGGACTATTGAGGAGCTGACAGACCTGCAGACAGAGCACCAGCTCCGCTGGGTTTGTGGTAAACACTGA
- the Cfap418 gene encoding protein C8orf37 homolog isoform X1 produces MAKDLDALLDEVETKFCRPDPLRLGLGERPPGGDRNGAEAKEDPRSAETCQKEDDLDSLINEIFEEPNYDKKPFQKFKSKSSSNTSVRASVQGLSKSCSPVYLSGSAIPCGVGTHTSPRACDQLRCIACDFRIMSYNDYMWDKSCDYLFFRNNMPEFHKLKAKLVQKKGARAYACQCSWRTIEELTDLQTEHQLRWVCGKH; encoded by the exons TGAAGTCGAGACCAAATTCTGCCGCCCCGACCCCCTGAGGCTGGGCCTGGGCGAGCGGCCCCCCGGCGGCGACCGGAACGGAGCCGAGGCGAAGGAGGATCCCAG GTCAGCAGAAACATGTCAAAAAGAAGATGACCTTGACAGTCTTATTAATGAGATATTTGAGGAGCCAAACTATGACAAAAAACCTTTT caaaaatttaaatctaaatctTCAAGTAACACATCTGTCAGAGCTTCCGTTCAAGGCCTCAGTAAGAG CTGCAGTCCGGTGTATCTCAGCGGAAGCGCCATTCCATGTGGGGTTGGAACACACACCTCGCCGAG AGCATGTGACCAGCTGCGTTGTATAGCCTGTGATTTCCGGATAATGAGCTACAATGACTATATGTGGGACAAATCATGTGATTACCTGTTCTTCAG GAACAACATGCCGGAATTCCACAAACTGAAAGCAAAGTTGGTCCAGAAGAAAGGAGCCCGGGCATATGCTTGCCAGTGTAGCTGGAGGACTATTGAGGAGCTGACAGACCTGCAGACAGAGCACCAGCTCCGCTGGGTTTGTGGTAAACACTGA